A portion of the Sphaerochaeta pleomorpha str. Grapes genome contains these proteins:
- a CDS encoding helicase-related protein translates to MEAKADLLTIFQEGTLRGLVPTNPLYRGIAIDILPSVINYELPRSPNFFIHRIGRTGRTENSGEAIAFGNFSMKTHFKVIERKMK, encoded by the coding sequence ATCGAGGCCAAGGCAGATCTCCTTACAATCTTTCAGGAGGGAACATTGAGAGGGTTGGTTCCTACCAATCCTCTCTACAGAGGCATTGCTATCGATATCCTTCCTTCTGTAATAAACTATGAACTGCCTCGTTCTCCTAACTTTTTTATCCACAGGATAGGAAGAACAGGCCGTACAGAAAATAGTGGCGAAGCTATTGCTTTTGGCAACTTTTCCATGAAGACTCATTTCAAGGTGATTGAAAGGAAGATGAAGTAA
- a CDS encoding TRAP transporter large permease, with protein sequence MSPIVIAVFSLALLLILIFSGVHLNISLMITSFATVLLFTGRINVAMNVLSQSAWGSVRQYMFGVIPLFVLMGMLANLSGASSDLYDAAALMLKKVRGGVGIATVIANAIFAAITGVTVASAAIFTKIALPQMNRLKYEKKFSLGTIAGSAILGMLIPPSLLMIVYGSQADVSIGKLFVAAIVPGLIMTFAFILVIAVVGKVKPEYIPVVEELSEFEKENYWKIVLKPWPIIMLILVTLGGIWGGFFTPTEAGGIGAFGAFVLVLFKKGFNREEIWETLLSAGATSGSVLILLISASTYSKTLSMCGIINSISFFVEGLTIPPLGIILIFMFILMVLGCILDSTSILLLTTPLMCPIVQDLGYDMVWFGIIMIIAIETGMVTPPFGMNVFTVKSSLQGIEGYEGTTVNDIFKGSTWYLIAIIAVDLLLVLVPVLVTYLPNNM encoded by the coding sequence ATGAGTCCAATTGTTATTGCGGTTTTCTCGTTGGCTTTGCTGTTGATCCTAATTTTCAGCGGAGTACATTTGAATATCTCCTTGATGATTACCAGCTTTGCAACTGTTCTACTGTTTACCGGCAGGATTAATGTTGCAATGAATGTATTGTCCCAGTCTGCATGGGGTTCCGTTCGACAATACATGTTTGGAGTAATCCCTCTGTTCGTTTTGATGGGGATGCTTGCAAATCTGTCAGGGGCCAGTAGTGATTTGTATGATGCAGCAGCGCTTATGCTGAAAAAAGTACGTGGCGGTGTAGGTATTGCTACCGTCATTGCGAATGCTATCTTTGCAGCCATTACCGGGGTTACCGTTGCTTCTGCTGCAATCTTTACAAAAATTGCACTTCCTCAAATGAATAGATTGAAATATGAAAAGAAGTTCTCTTTGGGAACGATTGCAGGTTCTGCAATTTTGGGAATGTTGATTCCTCCCAGCTTGTTGATGATTGTATATGGATCTCAAGCTGATGTTTCCATTGGAAAGCTCTTCGTTGCGGCTATTGTTCCTGGGCTTATTATGACCTTTGCATTTATTTTGGTTATAGCGGTCGTAGGAAAAGTAAAGCCTGAATATATTCCTGTGGTAGAAGAACTCTCTGAGTTTGAAAAAGAAAATTATTGGAAAATTGTACTGAAACCTTGGCCGATTATTATGTTGATTCTTGTTACCCTGGGAGGTATTTGGGGAGGCTTTTTTACTCCGACGGAGGCTGGCGGTATTGGTGCATTTGGTGCTTTTGTTTTGGTACTCTTTAAGAAGGGATTCAATAGAGAAGAGATTTGGGAGACTCTCTTATCAGCAGGAGCTACCTCAGGGAGTGTTTTAATCCTTCTCATTTCGGCTTCCACCTACTCAAAAACACTTTCAATGTGCGGAATTATTAATTCGATAAGCTTCTTTGTTGAAGGTCTTACCATTCCTCCTCTTGGTATCATCCTGATTTTCATGTTCATACTCATGGTTCTTGGATGTATTCTTGACTCCACTTCAATCCTATTACTGACCACGCCACTGATGTGTCCCATCGTTCAGGATTTGGGCTATGACATGGTTTGGTTTGGAATCATCATGATTATTGCAATTGAGACTGGAATGGTTACTCCGCCGTTTGGCATGAATGTATTTACGGTTAAGTCCTCACTACAGGGAATTGAAGGGTATGAGGGTACTACGGTGAATGATATCTTCAAAGGATCGACATGGTATCTGATTGCAATTATTGCTGTTGATTTACTGCTGGTTCTTGTGCCAGTTCTTGTTACCTATTTGCCAAACAATATGTAA
- a CDS encoding TRAP transporter small permease subunit — translation MDVIRKISKGFEKFLSWMDGIASISIAVIMVLITADVLSRLLFNKPFVGTAEIVSSIIIIVCFLEIPYVSMRKGHVRTTVLYDMVGRKGKDIIDIVACLLGIVAYGLIIKASFPGFLNAIDINEAEIAGSFRITTVPGRFAIIFGSVLMILEFLNQIIKYSYDLVTGKSSEGEGGSK, via the coding sequence ATGGATGTGATACGGAAAATAAGTAAGGGATTTGAAAAGTTTCTATCATGGATGGATGGTATTGCATCAATCTCGATTGCTGTAATTATGGTGTTGATCACTGCTGATGTGCTTAGCAGATTGCTGTTTAACAAACCTTTTGTTGGAACTGCCGAGATAGTGAGTAGCATTATCATCATTGTCTGTTTTTTGGAGATTCCCTACGTCTCGATGAGAAAAGGGCATGTCAGGACAACTGTCCTGTATGACATGGTAGGAAGAAAAGGGAAGGATATTATCGATATTGTTGCTTGTCTTCTTGGGATAGTTGCTTATGGATTAATAATTAAAGCAAGCTTTCCCGGTTTCTTGAATGCAATTGATATCAATGAGGCTGAAATTGCAGGATCTTTCCGAATTACAACGGTTCCAGGGAGATTTGCCATCATTTTCGGATCCGTATTGATGATATTGGAATTCCTGAATCAGATAATCAAGTACTCCTATGACCTTGTTACGGGAAAATCCAGTGAAGGTGAAGGAGGATCTAAATGA
- a CDS encoding NUDIX hydrolase: MKIPYHGAGVLLWAKDEDDKMVILLGKRSINPEKGKWSIPGGGWDLRKDSFDDKGHPNYLKTAIKETNEELHFLIEDVTSIVPIWRIHIPAFHFAVYSFQLPSQRIFHHNYEFFETKWFPAEALPPSCVMFVESQVAAAMRKKSK; encoded by the coding sequence TTGAAAATTCCTTACCATGGAGCCGGGGTGCTTCTCTGGGCTAAAGATGAAGACGATAAGATGGTAATACTTCTCGGCAAGCGTTCGATTAATCCCGAAAAGGGCAAATGGTCTATTCCGGGAGGGGGGTGGGACCTGAGGAAAGATTCGTTTGACGACAAAGGCCATCCAAATTACCTCAAAACAGCTATTAAGGAAACCAACGAGGAACTGCATTTCCTCATAGAAGACGTTACCTCAATTGTCCCTATCTGGAGAATCCATATACCTGCCTTTCACTTTGCAGTGTATTCCTTTCAATTGCCCAGCCAACGTATATTTCATCATAATTATGAGTTTTTCGAGACAAAGTGGTTCCCTGCAGAAGCTTTGCCTCCATCCTGCGTGATGTTTGTGGAATCCCAGGTTGCAGCTGCAATGAGAAAGAAGTCCAAATAA
- a CDS encoding alpha/beta fold hydrolase, which yields MKEFLVPTVPGILRYNDFPGEGVPILFIHGLGCAGSFDYPQVLAQSELKHAHCVAVDIFGSGYSDQPENFGYSVEEHASSLQQLVSHLHWDTYTVFGHSLGGAIALSLANLDRKKVSSIILSEANLDASPEGSTSKFIADQSQESFLAKGFLQLIEESRSTGNTMWAATLSHWSPKATYLIAKSAAEGVTPSWREILYTLPCKKTFIFGERTLPTPEYQELSSQGIEIQVVRDAGHSMAWENPQGLAQAIAKAL from the coding sequence ATGAAAGAATTTCTTGTTCCTACCGTACCTGGCATACTTCGCTATAATGATTTCCCCGGAGAGGGAGTTCCCATCCTTTTCATCCATGGTCTTGGATGCGCCGGATCCTTTGATTATCCACAGGTACTGGCACAATCCGAATTGAAACATGCCCATTGTGTTGCCGTGGATATATTCGGATCAGGATATAGTGATCAACCTGAAAATTTTGGCTATTCAGTCGAAGAACATGCCAGCAGTCTCCAACAATTGGTTTCGCATCTCCACTGGGATACCTATACTGTTTTTGGACATAGCCTGGGAGGCGCAATTGCCCTGTCGCTTGCCAATCTGGATAGGAAAAAGGTTTCTTCCATTATCCTGAGTGAAGCAAATCTCGATGCAAGCCCAGAAGGTTCTACCAGCAAATTCATCGCGGACCAATCGCAGGAATCCTTCCTTGCAAAAGGATTCCTCCAGTTGATCGAAGAGAGCAGGAGTACGGGAAATACCATGTGGGCAGCGACTCTATCACACTGGTCACCAAAAGCAACCTATCTCATTGCAAAATCTGCAGCAGAAGGAGTCACTCCTTCTTGGAGAGAAATATTGTATACCCTTCCTTGTAAAAAAACCTTCATCTTTGGTGAAAGAACCCTCCCTACGCCTGAGTACCAAGAACTTTCTTCCCAGGGAATAGAAATTCAGGTTGTCAGGGATGCAGGGCATTCAATGGCTTGGGAGAATCCCCAAGGGTTGGCCCAAGCGATAGCAAAGGCATTATAG
- a CDS encoding TRM11 family SAM-dependent methyltransferase gives MSNPSEQNYFYVINYPLIEKDLCLLEMKSLFGKAPTKKYFFSSQNIDPSRSPFIKLRVSILFTASTLEELVQLLIDEKLTCNNFKFARFRIEEGELGYATWIQSVTALGKVIQGEVDMKNPSTQFGTTLIDGFWIFGIYEKNENPWEKHNLKPYTNSNSLETRIARTIVNIAIGQQLQARLVDPCCGIGTVVLEALSLAIPVVGYEISWIISEQAKQNVSYFGYDNCIVKADMNEITERYDVSIIDLPYGLFSHVTYIQQKDIINSSRGITKKLVIITCSDMDDDITAAGFTIVDRCTVSKGALVRYVRVCY, from the coding sequence TTGAGCAACCCTAGTGAGCAAAACTATTTTTATGTTATTAATTATCCCTTAATTGAGAAGGATTTATGTCTTTTGGAAATGAAAAGCCTTTTTGGAAAGGCCCCAACCAAAAAATATTTTTTTTCTTCTCAAAACATCGACCCATCGCGTAGTCCCTTTATAAAATTAAGAGTTTCTATTCTTTTTACGGCTTCCACCTTGGAAGAATTAGTACAGCTTCTAATTGATGAGAAACTGACCTGTAACAATTTTAAATTTGCAAGATTTAGAATTGAGGAAGGAGAGCTCGGTTATGCAACCTGGATACAAAGTGTTACAGCTTTAGGGAAAGTTATTCAGGGTGAAGTGGATATGAAAAACCCTTCTACACAATTTGGTACTACACTCATTGATGGCTTTTGGATTTTTGGTATATACGAAAAGAATGAGAATCCTTGGGAAAAGCACAATCTGAAACCTTACACAAATAGTAATTCCTTAGAAACACGTATAGCTCGGACTATTGTCAATATTGCTATTGGACAGCAGCTACAAGCTAGATTAGTGGATCCTTGTTGCGGAATTGGAACGGTAGTGCTTGAAGCTTTGTCCTTGGCAATTCCTGTGGTCGGGTATGAGATTAGCTGGATCATTTCAGAACAAGCCAAGCAGAATGTTTCTTACTTTGGATATGATAATTGTATTGTAAAAGCTGATATGAATGAGATAACCGAAAGGTATGATGTTTCAATTATTGATTTACCCTATGGATTATTCTCCCATGTTACTTATATACAACAGAAGGATATCATTAATTCTTCCAGGGGCATAACCAAAAAACTAGTAATAATTACCTGCTCAGATATGGACGACGATATAACTGCTGCAGGCTTTACCATTGTAGATCGATGCACAGTCAGCAAAGGGGCGTTAGTCCGTTATGTAAGGGTGTGTTATTGA
- a CDS encoding C4-dicarboxylate TRAP transporter substrate-binding protein translates to MKKKGFAVLVLLLCALALFANGSSETGGEGKKKITLRIGSGHSTSNPWITALEDYFVKNVSERVKNETNYEINWVKNYGGSVITLGNELQGVQDGLVDIGCTILVFEASRLPLVDMVYSMPFSCSDPLIVADVVKAMYKEYPEFTTVYEEKFNQHYLGIGVSDPYGFFSTKEVKSLDDVAGMKIGAAGINLAWIEGSGAAGVQTSLNDTYQNLQTNVCQATIQPTHSCINLKVPEVAPYYLDANFNVVPFNSVTVNKQTWDSLPKEVQTILTEVGDGYLDYEAKYINSVHEKDLSDVVKMGGKVITLSRAEQVRWAASLPDIVNDLVKRLNNAGFRGSEIVERYYQLLEERGVERIRNWNTANTK, encoded by the coding sequence ATGAAAAAGAAGGGTTTTGCTGTTCTGGTTCTTTTGCTTTGTGCGCTAGCACTATTTGCAAATGGATCATCTGAAACCGGTGGAGAGGGAAAGAAGAAGATTACCTTGAGAATAGGTTCTGGTCACTCAACTTCAAATCCTTGGATCACTGCCTTGGAAGATTACTTCGTGAAAAATGTTTCTGAACGTGTTAAAAACGAAACAAACTATGAAATCAACTGGGTAAAGAACTATGGTGGTTCTGTAATAACCCTTGGAAATGAATTGCAAGGCGTGCAAGATGGACTGGTTGACATCGGATGCACAATCCTCGTCTTTGAAGCCTCGCGGTTGCCTTTGGTTGACATGGTATATAGTATGCCGTTCTCATGTTCCGATCCTCTTATCGTTGCTGACGTAGTAAAGGCTATGTATAAAGAATACCCTGAGTTCACCACCGTATATGAAGAGAAGTTCAATCAGCATTATCTTGGTATTGGTGTATCTGATCCGTATGGATTCTTTTCCACCAAAGAAGTCAAATCTCTTGATGATGTTGCAGGAATGAAGATTGGTGCCGCAGGCATAAATCTTGCCTGGATTGAAGGTTCCGGTGCTGCAGGAGTTCAGACTTCATTAAATGATACGTACCAGAATTTGCAGACGAACGTTTGTCAGGCAACAATCCAGCCCACCCATTCTTGTATCAATTTGAAGGTTCCTGAAGTTGCTCCTTATTATTTGGATGCCAATTTCAATGTTGTTCCGTTCAACTCCGTTACCGTAAATAAGCAAACGTGGGATTCCCTTCCAAAGGAAGTTCAAACAATCTTGACCGAAGTTGGTGATGGATATCTTGATTATGAAGCAAAGTATATTAATTCAGTTCATGAAAAAGATCTGAGTGATGTCGTAAAGATGGGTGGGAAAGTAATTACTCTTTCAAGAGCAGAGCAAGTGAGATGGGCAGCATCTCTTCCCGATATTGTAAATGACTTGGTAAAGCGGTTGAATAATGCCGGATTCAGAGGTTCTGAGATAGTTGAACGCTATTATCAGCTACTTGAAGAAAGAGGTGTTGAGCGTATCCGCAACTGGAACACTGCAAATACAAAATAA